One part of the Chryseobacterium mulctrae genome encodes these proteins:
- a CDS encoding SufE family protein, whose product MTIKEKQQEIIDEFAFLEDWEQKYEYIIDLGKELKGLPDDKKTDDNLIKGCQSKVWIDAEFKDGKLFFNADSDGILPKGIVSLLVSIYSGHSTQEILDSDFEFISEIGLQEFLSPSRANGLMAMTKQIKFYAVAYQLKS is encoded by the coding sequence ATGACCATTAAAGAAAAACAGCAGGAAATAATCGACGAATTTGCATTTCTTGAAGACTGGGAACAGAAATATGAATACATCATAGATTTGGGTAAAGAACTGAAAGGTCTTCCGGATGACAAGAAAACCGATGATAACTTAATCAAAGGTTGTCAAAGCAAGGTGTGGATTGATGCTGAATTTAAAGATGGAAAACTATTTTTCAATGCAGATTCTGACGGAATTCTTCCAAAAGGAATCGTTTCTTTGCTGGTAAGCATTTATAGCGGTCATTCTACCCAGGAAATTCTTGATTCTGATTTTGAATTTATTTCTGAAATCGGATTGCAGGAATTTTTATCTCCTTCAAGAGCCAACGGATTGATGGCGATGACCAAGCAAATCAAATTTTATGCAGTCGCATACCAACTGAAATCTTAG
- a CDS encoding glycosyltransferase: MARKKILISAFSNLYTDQRIEKVCKTLHENGYEIELIGNNWGGEEAMIRPYPFSRINIISKTLKTAYFEFNWMLYWQLYEKANEHTILLANDLDALLPNYLLAKKLNIPLIFDSHEIFSEMPAVQGKMSQKLWRYLQNKIVPNLKFMMTASGSYAKWFQNKYGINPTVVQNAPIKIDFSIEIPENKPKILLYQGAINPFRGINKAILAMHYLENVIFKIAGDGPKKKEYEDLVLKENLQDKVQFLGKLLPENLREITLTADVGMSIEENGGESYEFSLPNKVLDCIQARVPLILSPLPEMLNIKNQFDVGEIIKNHQPENIAAAINLVLNKGRKNYQLELKKASEILCWENEEVKLLDVFEKASR, encoded by the coding sequence ATGGCTCGAAAAAAAATATTAATTTCTGCATTCAGTAATCTTTATACCGACCAAAGAATTGAAAAAGTTTGTAAAACGCTACATGAAAACGGGTATGAAATTGAATTAATAGGCAATAATTGGGGTGGGGAAGAAGCAATGATCCGTCCATATCCTTTTTCAAGAATAAATATTATTTCTAAAACTTTAAAGACCGCTTATTTTGAGTTTAACTGGATGCTTTATTGGCAGCTTTATGAAAAAGCAAATGAGCATACGATTCTTCTTGCCAATGATTTGGATGCTTTACTGCCTAATTATCTTTTAGCTAAAAAATTAAATATTCCGTTAATATTTGACAGTCATGAAATTTTTTCTGAAATGCCGGCTGTTCAAGGGAAAATGTCTCAGAAATTGTGGCGTTATCTGCAGAACAAAATTGTGCCGAATTTAAAATTCATGATGACGGCGAGCGGAAGTTATGCAAAATGGTTTCAGAATAAATATGGAATCAATCCAACCGTCGTTCAGAATGCGCCAATAAAAATTGATTTTTCAATAGAAATTCCAGAAAACAAGCCGAAAATACTTTTATATCAAGGTGCAATTAATCCATTTCGAGGAATTAATAAAGCTATTTTGGCAATGCATTATCTTGAAAATGTTATTTTTAAAATTGCCGGTGACGGACCTAAGAAAAAGGAATATGAAGATTTAGTTTTAAAAGAAAATCTTCAGGATAAAGTTCAGTTTTTAGGAAAATTGCTTCCGGAAAACTTAAGAGAAATCACATTAACGGCTGATGTTGGAATGAGCATCGAAGAAAACGGCGGTGAAAGTTATGAATTTTCACTTCCTAATAAGGTTTTAGACTGTATTCAGGCTAGAGTACCTTTAATTCTATCTCCACTTCCTGAAATGCTGAATATTAAAAATCAGTTTGATGTTGGAGAAATTATCAAAAACCATCAACCCGAAAATATAGCTGCAGCAATAAATTTAGTGTTAAATAAAGGGAGAAAAAACTATCAATTAGAACTGAAAAAAGCTTCGGAAATTCTTTGTTGGGAAAATGAAGAAGTGAAATTGCTGGATGTTTTTGAAAAAGCTTCTCGATAA
- a CDS encoding uroporphyrinogen decarboxylase, translating to MSPEIVNYIGYAASVFIVLSFILKDLTKIRIVNCIGCLCFVIYGIFSGMLWPVIIPNGIICFVQVYHLLIVKKK from the coding sequence ATGAGTCCTGAAATTGTCAATTACATCGGCTATGCTGCTTCAGTTTTTATCGTTTTGAGTTTTATTCTTAAAGATTTAACCAAAATCAGGATTGTCAATTGTATTGGTTGTCTCTGTTTTGTCATCTACGGAATTTTTAGCGGAATGCTTTGGCCGGTTATTATTCCCAACGGAATTATTTGCTTTGTACAGGTGTATCATTTACTCATTGTAAAGAAGAAATAA
- a CDS encoding ATP-dependent Clp protease ATP-binding subunit: MDYKFSQGLSQVFKQSKNEAKRLKSEFLNTEHLLLGIIKTENSAKEILQGLNADLTQIRRKIETLNTASLNPISEEVTNISFTKMADHSIKRAELECRQYKSNEINTVHLLLGILYKYEDPTSSILGAYDIDYEGVSREYQTMLKNSGEAPQNSAYDDDDDREEFEQMRKPTGNLGSSKSKTPTLDNFGRDLTSLARDGKLDPVIGREKEIERVSQILSRRKKNNPLLIGEPGVGKSAIAEGLALRIQQKKVSRVLFGKRVITLDLASLVAGTKYRGQFEERMKAIMTELEKNRDVILFIDELHTIVGAGSSTGSLDASNMFKPALARGEIQCIGATTLDEYRQYIEKDGALERRFQKVMVEPTSIDETIQILNQIKDKYEEHHNVVYTEEAILACVNLTSRYITDRFLPDKAIDAMDEAGSRVYIKNMKVPTAIIDFEKKIEDIKELKQKAVKAQDYLEARKLKDEEERLQMELNSAQDQWDKDVKEKKETVSEESVAEVVSMMSGVPVTKVGKNELDKLAGMDNNLNGKVIGQEDAVKKVVKAIQRNRAGLKDPNRPIGTFIFLGTTGVGKTELAKVMARELFDSDEALIRIDMSEYMEKFAVSRLVGAPPGYVGYEEGGQLTEAVRRKPYAVVLLDEIEKAHPDVFNILLQILDEGHVTDSLGRKIDFRNTIIILTSNIGTRDIKDFGDGVGFGTNAKKTSSDSRTRSTIENALKKAFAPEFLNRIDDIVIFNSLERTDISKIIDIELAKLYSRLEKLGYKVDLTTEAKDFISEKGWDKDFGARPLKRAIQKYIEDLLAEMLVNKQLTEGETVTLDVNEAKDGLEGKTSKPKKSAEKSQS; encoded by the coding sequence ATGGATTATAAGTTTTCACAAGGTTTGAGCCAAGTGTTCAAGCAAAGCAAAAATGAAGCTAAAAGGCTGAAAAGTGAATTTCTTAATACAGAACATCTACTTTTAGGTATTATAAAAACAGAAAACTCTGCAAAAGAAATCCTTCAAGGGCTTAATGCCGATTTAACACAGATCAGAAGAAAAATTGAAACTTTAAATACAGCAAGTCTAAATCCTATTTCTGAGGAAGTCACTAATATTTCATTCACGAAAATGGCAGATCATTCCATTAAGCGTGCAGAATTAGAATGCAGACAATACAAAAGCAACGAGATCAATACCGTTCACCTGCTTTTGGGCATTTTATATAAATATGAGGATCCTACTTCAAGTATTTTAGGAGCTTACGATATTGACTATGAAGGAGTTTCAAGAGAATATCAAACAATGCTTAAAAATTCCGGAGAGGCACCTCAGAATTCGGCTTACGATGATGATGATGACAGAGAAGAATTTGAGCAGATGAGAAAGCCTACAGGAAATCTGGGTTCTTCAAAAAGTAAAACTCCAACCTTAGATAATTTTGGTAGAGATCTTACTTCTTTGGCAAGAGACGGAAAATTAGATCCTGTAATCGGTCGTGAGAAAGAAATTGAAAGAGTTTCACAAATTTTATCAAGAAGAAAGAAAAACAATCCGTTGTTGATTGGTGAGCCCGGTGTTGGTAAATCTGCCATCGCTGAAGGTTTAGCTTTAAGAATTCAGCAGAAAAAAGTTTCGAGAGTTCTTTTTGGTAAAAGAGTAATCACGCTAGATTTGGCGAGTTTGGTTGCCGGAACAAAATACCGTGGTCAATTCGAAGAAAGAATGAAAGCGATCATGACGGAGCTTGAAAAGAACCGTGATGTCATTTTGTTCATTGACGAATTACACACTATTGTTGGTGCTGGAAGTTCTACAGGAAGTTTAGATGCTTCAAATATGTTTAAACCGGCTTTAGCAAGAGGTGAAATTCAATGTATTGGTGCTACAACTCTTGATGAGTACCGTCAGTATATTGAGAAAGACGGAGCTTTAGAAAGAAGATTCCAAAAAGTAATGGTGGAGCCAACTTCTATCGATGAAACGATTCAAATTCTGAATCAGATCAAAGATAAATATGAAGAGCACCACAATGTAGTTTACACAGAAGAAGCAATTTTGGCTTGTGTCAATTTGACATCAAGATATATTACAGACCGATTTTTACCGGACAAAGCGATTGATGCGATGGATGAAGCAGGATCTCGTGTTTACATTAAAAACATGAAAGTTCCTACTGCCATTATCGATTTTGAAAAGAAAATTGAAGACATCAAAGAATTAAAGCAAAAAGCTGTAAAAGCTCAGGATTATCTGGAAGCAAGAAAGCTGAAAGATGAAGAAGAGCGTTTACAAATGGAGTTGAATTCTGCGCAGGATCAATGGGATAAAGATGTAAAAGAGAAAAAAGAAACGGTATCTGAAGAAAGTGTGGCAGAAGTAGTTTCTATGATGAGTGGTGTTCCTGTAACGAAAGTTGGTAAAAATGAGCTTGATAAATTGGCCGGAATGGATAATAACCTGAACGGAAAAGTTATCGGTCAGGAAGACGCTGTGAAAAAGGTGGTTAAAGCTATCCAAAGAAACAGAGCGGGATTGAAAGATCCGAACAGACCAATTGGAACATTTATTTTCTTAGGAACAACCGGTGTTGGTAAAACTGAGCTTGCAAAAGTAATGGCAAGAGAACTCTTCGATTCTGACGAAGCTTTGATCAGAATTGACATGAGTGAATATATGGAGAAATTTGCAGTTTCAAGATTGGTTGGTGCGCCTCCGGGATACGTTGGATACGAAGAAGGTGGACAATTAACTGAAGCGGTAAGAAGAAAACCTTATGCAGTCGTTCTTTTAGATGAGATTGAAAAAGCGCATCCGGATGTATTCAATATCTTGTTGCAAATCTTAGATGAAGGTCACGTAACAGACAGTTTAGGCAGAAAAATTGACTTTAGAAATACAATTATCATCCTTACTTCAAACATCGGAACAAGAGACATCAAAGACTTTGGTGATGGTGTAGGATTTGGAACCAACGCTAAGAAAACCAGTTCAGATTCAAGAACCAGAAGTACGATTGAAAATGCTCTTAAAAAAGCGTTTGCTCCGGAATTCCTGAACAGAATTGATGATATTGTGATCTTCAACTCTCTTGAAAGAACTGATATTTCTAAAATTATCGATATTGAATTGGCTAAACTATATTCAAGACTTGAAAAATTAGGTTACAAAGTAGATCTAACTACCGAAGCCAAAGATTTCATCTCAGAAAAAGGTTGGGACAAAGATTTTGGTGCAAGACCATTGAAGAGAGCTATTCAGAAATATATTGAAGATTTATTGGCAGAAATGCTGGTAAACAAGCAATTGACTGAAGGCGAAACAGTAACTTTAGATGTAAATGAAGCAAAAGACGGTTTGGAAGGAAAAACTTCGAAGCCAAAAAAATCGGCAGAAAAGTCACAATCTTAA
- a CDS encoding T9SS type A sorting domain-containing protein: MRSKNLFFLLFSSSLFAQGFNYERDWATYFGGTNSYLTGIYEDSSNNISADVITTYLSPTGGITPVSYYNQFVTPGGQTYTGNNSNNLYGKFSSSGNLLQAEYKAYYLPTSKQATYFRDDLGNRYDIENNITAYTTLPSGAWQPNNNESTDVIFAKYDINNNLLWKTYIPNTGEYNNFEVDNNGNIYITGHTKWQTLGDPGTFQQNFEHVYDTSGALLPNTYILKLNPQGQKLWATYTPSSSINGITVYENNLYIFGHNDLKTTQSTLSSPNTFQTAKGGQFISKIDGITGQRVWGTYYGTPGNTLDAGLSDIKADETGVYVTGMTFGVMGDIYYAMEGAYKHQTTDGFDMFITKFNLSGNRVWSTYIGTDGYDSYSGDRGLDIKNGKLLFTGLNQGNYNISTPGAFVSTKPNANSEDLFFGILNTNNGQPDFISYYGGNVNNPLGAVDARCSFSKFSPGFYLYGATYRNNGFTSTNAYQQGIIYPAGVTMGRSGFIAKFNPKFLSTSEINSSEDIVLYNNPNNGNFCLKGSVLNKEPHIISINDISGRLVYSRNLQKNKEEHFNLEGQLSKGNYILSIKNTAKTLIKSFKLIIK, encoded by the coding sequence ATGAGGTCAAAAAATCTATTTTTTCTGTTATTTTCTTCAAGTCTGTTTGCCCAAGGTTTTAACTATGAAAGAGATTGGGCGACTTACTTTGGTGGAACAAATTCTTACCTTACAGGGATTTATGAAGATAGCTCAAATAATATATCCGCAGATGTTATAACAACTTATCTAAGTCCTACTGGAGGAATCACTCCTGTTTCTTATTATAATCAGTTTGTAACTCCTGGAGGTCAAACATATACCGGAAATAATTCTAATAACTTATATGGCAAGTTTTCATCTTCAGGAAATCTCTTACAAGCAGAATATAAAGCATATTATTTACCTACATCAAAACAAGCAACTTATTTCAGAGATGATCTTGGAAACCGATATGATATTGAGAATAATATTACAGCTTATACAACGCTTCCTTCCGGAGCCTGGCAACCAAACAATAACGAGTCTACAGATGTAATTTTTGCTAAATATGATATCAATAATAATCTCTTATGGAAAACCTACATTCCCAATACCGGAGAATATAATAATTTTGAAGTAGACAATAACGGGAATATTTATATCACTGGTCATACCAAATGGCAGACTTTAGGAGATCCGGGCACTTTTCAGCAGAATTTTGAGCATGTTTATGATACCTCCGGAGCACTTTTACCTAACACATATATTCTAAAATTAAATCCACAAGGTCAAAAATTATGGGCAACATATACCCCCTCCAGCTCAATAAACGGAATAACAGTTTATGAAAATAATCTTTACATTTTTGGACACAATGATTTAAAAACAACACAATCAACATTATCTTCACCCAATACTTTTCAGACCGCAAAAGGAGGGCAGTTTATTTCAAAAATTGATGGAATAACAGGACAAAGAGTTTGGGGAACCTATTATGGTACCCCAGGAAATACGCTTGATGCAGGTCTTTCTGATATAAAAGCGGACGAAACAGGAGTCTATGTAACAGGAATGACTTTTGGTGTGATGGGTGATATTTATTATGCCATGGAAGGTGCTTATAAACATCAAACTACCGATGGCTTTGATATGTTTATTACAAAATTCAACCTTTCTGGAAATAGAGTTTGGAGTACATACATAGGAACTGATGGATATGATTCTTACAGTGGAGACAGAGGTCTTGATATAAAAAATGGTAAATTACTTTTCACTGGATTAAATCAGGGAAATTATAATATTTCAACTCCTGGAGCTTTTGTCAGCACAAAACCTAACGCGAATAGCGAGGATCTCTTTTTTGGTATTCTGAATACCAATAATGGACAGCCAGATTTTATTTCCTACTACGGAGGTAATGTTAATAACCCTTTGGGAGCTGTTGATGCAAGGTGTAGTTTTTCAAAATTTTCCCCTGGATTTTATCTGTATGGAGCAACTTATCGAAACAACGGCTTTACATCAACAAATGCTTACCAGCAAGGAATTATTTATCCTGCAGGAGTTACAATGGGACGTTCCGGATTTATTGCTAAATTCAATCCGAAATTTCTATCTACTTCTGAAATAAATTCTTCTGAAGATATTGTTCTCTACAACAATCCGAATAATGGAAATTTCTGTTTAAAAGGGTCTGTTTTAAATAAAGAACCACATATCATAAGTATTAATGATATTTCCGGAAGACTAGTTTATTCTAGAAACCTTCAAAAAAACAAAGAAGAGCATTTTAACCTTGAAGGTCAGCTTTCAAAAGGAAATTATATTCTGTCAATAAAAAATACAGCTAAAACCTTAATAAAAAGCTTTAAATTAATTATTAAATGA
- the mnmA gene encoding tRNA 2-thiouridine(34) synthase MnmA, producing the protein MKVVVGLSGGVDSSVTAYLLQQQGHEVVALFMRNWNDASVTLEDECPWIEDSNDALMVAQKLGIPFQVIDMSDLYKERIVDYMFDEYQKGRTPNPDVLCNREVKFDVFMKTAMSLGADKVATGHYARVDSTFDENGKEIFHLLAGKDNNKDQSYFLCQLNQDQLSKALFPIGELTKPEVREIAKEIGLVTADKKDSQGLCFIGKVSLPQFLQQQLVPKEGEIIEIFKDSPLFAQETPSFSSKEEELEFLSQKINYKKADGKVIGKHQGAQFFTIGQSKGLGIGGHKESCFIVSRDMENNIIFVGEGHSFPGLHKKALKIDNSELHWVREDLRLKNGESVEVMARFRYRQELQKAMIYQFENSFFVEFEKPQSAIAEGQFAAWYIDDELIGSGVIS; encoded by the coding sequence ATGAAAGTAGTAGTAGGTCTCTCAGGAGGCGTAGATTCAAGCGTTACAGCGTATTTGCTGCAGCAACAAGGGCATGAAGTAGTTGCTCTTTTTATGAGAAACTGGAATGATGCATCTGTAACTTTAGAAGATGAATGTCCGTGGATTGAGGACAGTAATGACGCTTTAATGGTTGCTCAAAAACTGGGAATTCCGTTTCAGGTGATTGACATGAGCGACCTTTATAAAGAGCGTATCGTTGATTATATGTTTGACGAATATCAGAAAGGAAGGACTCCCAATCCTGATGTTCTGTGCAACAGAGAAGTAAAGTTTGATGTTTTTATGAAAACGGCAATGTCTTTAGGTGCTGATAAAGTGGCGACAGGACATTACGCAAGAGTAGATTCTACTTTTGATGAAAACGGAAAGGAAATCTTTCATTTGTTGGCAGGAAAAGACAACAATAAAGATCAGTCGTACTTTCTTTGTCAGCTGAATCAGGATCAATTGTCTAAAGCATTGTTTCCGATTGGTGAACTGACGAAGCCTGAAGTAAGAGAAATTGCAAAAGAAATTGGTTTGGTAACTGCAGATAAAAAAGATTCTCAGGGACTTTGTTTTATCGGAAAAGTAAGTCTTCCACAATTTTTACAACAGCAATTGGTTCCGAAAGAAGGTGAAATTATAGAAATTTTCAAAGACTCTCCCCTTTTCGCACAGGAAACGCCAAGTTTTTCATCTAAAGAGGAAGAATTAGAATTTTTAAGCCAAAAAATTAATTATAAAAAAGCTGACGGAAAAGTAATCGGAAAGCATCAAGGTGCTCAATTTTTCACGATTGGACAAAGCAAAGGATTAGGAATCGGCGGACATAAAGAAAGCTGTTTTATCGTATCGAGAGATATGGAAAACAATATTATTTTCGTGGGAGAAGGTCACAGCTTTCCGGGATTGCATAAAAAAGCACTAAAAATTGATAATTCTGAGCTGCATTGGGTTCGGGAAGATTTAAGATTAAAAAATGGAGAATCGGTGGAAGTGATGGCGAGATTCCGTTACAGACAAGAACTTCAGAAAGCTATGATTTATCAGTTTGAAAATAGTTTTTTTGTAGAATTTGAAAAGCCTCAATCGGCCATTGCAGAAGGCCAATTTGCAGCTTGGTACATTGATGATGAATTGATTGGAAGCGGAGTAATTTCATAA
- a CDS encoding LytR/AlgR family response regulator transcription factor: protein MIKTVIIEDEKPAARKLERMLSLFPDLQLVANLGSVEEAVSWFAENEHPQLIFSDIVLGDGLSFDIFEKISTKAFIIYTTAFDQYTLKAFKLNSIDYLLKPIMEEDLAGAIEKFKSFIPSSELVNSHEIKQLIKKEKTILSRILVKIGYNLKIVQTPEISCFFSENKIVYLQTQDRVYPSEFTLDELTDVLDDKKFFRVNRQFIINSDYIKNIHTSPNYKVELNFQPKEEITVSRERVKDFKDWLVN, encoded by the coding sequence ATGATCAAGACAGTCATCATCGAAGACGAGAAACCTGCCGCAAGAAAATTAGAAAGAATGTTGAGTCTTTTTCCTGACCTGCAATTGGTTGCCAACCTGGGATCTGTGGAAGAAGCGGTAAGCTGGTTTGCCGAGAATGAGCATCCGCAACTTATCTTTTCAGACATTGTTTTAGGAGACGGTCTTTCGTTTGATATTTTTGAAAAAATTTCAACCAAAGCTTTCATTATTTATACCACGGCTTTTGATCAGTATACGTTGAAGGCTTTTAAACTCAACAGCATCGATTATCTTTTGAAACCCATTATGGAAGAAGATCTTGCCGGAGCTATAGAAAAATTCAAATCATTTATTCCTTCAAGTGAGTTGGTTAATTCACACGAAATCAAGCAATTGATTAAAAAAGAAAAAACAATCCTGTCGAGAATTTTAGTAAAGATTGGCTATAATCTGAAGATTGTACAGACTCCGGAAATAAGTTGTTTTTTTAGTGAAAATAAAATTGTTTATCTGCAGACTCAGGACAGGGTTTATCCTTCAGAATTTACTTTAGATGAATTAACGGATGTGCTTGATGATAAGAAGTTTTTCCGTGTCAACAGGCAGTTTATTATCAATTCAGATTACATTAAAAATATTCATACTTCGCCCAATTATAAAGTGGAGCTCAATTTTCAGCCAAAAGAAGAAATTACGGTGAGCCGTGAAAGGGTAAAAGATTTTAAAGATTGGTTGGTTAATTAA
- a CDS encoding 2TM domain-containing protein produces the protein MDYNSAQQRVKRLRSFYKNCMWFAIVAGFILIRNFIKYSGTDHNFQGWFILTIWAIILGVKAIDLFIFDAKWENQMLEEELKKSKKSINF, from the coding sequence ATGGACTATAATAGCGCACAACAAAGAGTAAAAAGGCTGAGATCATTCTATAAAAACTGCATGTGGTTTGCAATCGTTGCCGGATTTATTCTGATCAGAAATTTTATTAAATATTCTGGAACAGACCACAATTTTCAAGGATGGTTTATTCTTACGATTTGGGCAATAATTTTAGGAGTGAAAGCTATAGATCTTTTTATATTTGATGCTAAATGGGAAAATCAGATGCTTGAAGAAGAACTTAAGAAGTCGAAAAAGTCGATTAATTTTTAA
- a CDS encoding 2TM domain-containing protein, translated as MENNLEKQRYKSAKSRMKEIKKFYIMLTGCFLLTPYLIFINMKINPELQWFWFPLFGFGISILGYAFYLFTGKNWEEKKIKQLIEQEMKN; from the coding sequence ATGGAAAATAATCTTGAGAAACAGCGGTATAAGTCTGCCAAAAGCAGAATGAAAGAAATAAAAAAATTCTACATTATGCTGACTGGATGTTTTTTGCTCACGCCTTATTTAATTTTTATCAATATGAAAATAAATCCCGAATTACAATGGTTTTGGTTCCCGTTATTCGGTTTTGGAATAAGTATTCTGGGCTACGCATTTTATCTTTTTACGGGTAAAAACTGGGAAGAAAAGAAAATAAAACAATTGATAGAGCAGGAGATGAAGAACTAA
- a CDS encoding 2TM domain-containing protein, whose protein sequence is MENLSLNKENLAYRKAARRVKDLKGFYGNLTSYCLVIPFLLILNLLTSPGHLWFYWPMLGWGLGLTIHAVSTFGIGKNWEEKKIKELMEEEQQRSIRK, encoded by the coding sequence ATGGAAAATTTATCATTAAACAAAGAAAATTTAGCGTACAGAAAAGCAGCAAGAAGAGTAAAAGATTTAAAAGGGTTTTACGGTAATCTTACTTCTTATTGCTTGGTTATTCCTTTTTTATTGATTTTAAATCTTTTGACATCGCCTGGTCATTTATGGTTTTACTGGCCAATGTTGGGTTGGGGATTAGGTCTTACCATACATGCAGTAAGCACTTTTGGAATAGGTAAAAACTGGGAAGAGAAAAAAATAAAAGAATTGATGGAGGAGGAGCAACAAAGAAGCATACGTAAATAA
- a CDS encoding T9SS type A sorting domain-containing protein, giving the protein MKQNLLKITSILLFTISLNSVSAQEYERIWGTYFGPVGTDVTGDYVSQGIIFDSQKNMHIKASVFSNSLYTASYYDQFVIAGGGNYTTTNQINNGFTTRITPTGTIDYFGYHAYNASTFNQDLELLMAIDNQDNKVYRYLGASASTMNPTIGTWLQTNPQTSLKHMLVKKSPNGSILWATYLPDETFHANVITDSAGNIYITASTIQQNISTSGVFQEDFDVIYSQGNIQSNNYLTKLNSNGELIWSTYFPTGIFSMKYYDGALYMITATNTNPSLNTIATAGAFQTNTSDYSITKINAQNGQRVWGTYYGPSIGTSFCFLYDLSVNETGIYIAGTDYNWNNSHFFATPNAYKTQATGGSDLFISKFSHNGNRVWSTYFGGNGDDLNTFDKVIDLNGHEIFISGITTGSTDNIATPGSYQSSPQSLASNMTNNFFAKFNSSGDLDWCSYYGGSSTNTPYMKSINVKYDNNSLFLFGNTNSNVGYATEGAFMPYRNPSTTTENTGYIARLNKKNELSIEESNTKKDLILYNNPNNGKFSISGSILQNESCSIAIYDMSGKIIVKKNLERKKEQQFDLEGILTSGNYLVQVNNEKGEKLQVFKMTVKK; this is encoded by the coding sequence ATGAAACAAAATTTACTAAAAATAACCAGTATTTTATTATTTACAATATCATTAAATTCAGTTTCAGCACAGGAATACGAAAGAATTTGGGGAACGTATTTTGGTCCTGTAGGTACTGATGTTACAGGGGATTATGTTTCTCAGGGAATTATTTTCGATTCTCAAAAAAATATGCACATAAAAGCGAGTGTTTTCTCTAATAGTCTATATACTGCTTCTTACTATGATCAATTTGTTATTGCCGGAGGTGGAAATTATACCACAACAAACCAAATAAATAATGGTTTTACTACCCGAATTACCCCAACAGGAACGATTGACTATTTTGGTTATCATGCTTACAATGCCAGTACATTTAATCAGGACCTCGAATTATTAATGGCAATTGATAATCAGGACAACAAAGTTTACAGATATTTGGGAGCTTCAGCATCTACTATGAATCCAACAATAGGTACATGGTTACAGACTAATCCTCAAACGTCTTTGAAACACATGCTTGTGAAAAAATCTCCAAACGGATCGATACTCTGGGCAACATATTTACCTGATGAAACTTTCCATGCTAATGTGATAACAGATTCTGCCGGAAATATTTACATTACGGCATCAACCATTCAGCAAAATATAAGTACATCGGGTGTTTTTCAAGAAGATTTTGATGTAATTTATTCTCAGGGAAATATTCAAAGTAATAATTATTTAACTAAACTAAATTCAAATGGAGAGCTCATCTGGTCAACCTATTTTCCTACCGGAATCTTTTCTATGAAGTACTATGACGGTGCACTGTACATGATAACAGCAACCAATACCAATCCATCACTCAATACAATAGCTACCGCAGGAGCATTTCAAACAAATACTTCAGATTATTCTATCACAAAAATAAACGCTCAGAACGGACAAAGAGTATGGGGAACGTATTATGGACCTTCAATAGGAACATCTTTTTGCTTTTTATATGATTTGTCTGTAAATGAAACGGGAATCTATATTGCAGGTACCGATTATAATTGGAACAACTCCCATTTCTTTGCAACACCGAATGCTTATAAAACACAGGCAACAGGTGGTTCAGATCTATTTATTTCTAAATTTTCGCATAATGGAAATAGAGTTTGGAGTACTTATTTTGGAGGAAATGGTGATGACTTAAATACTTTCGATAAAGTAATTGATCTCAACGGACATGAAATATTCATCTCAGGAATTACAACAGGATCAACAGATAATATTGCTACTCCGGGATCATATCAAAGCTCACCTCAAAGTTTAGCCAGTAATATGACCAATAATTTCTTTGCTAAATTTAATTCTTCAGGAGATTTAGATTGGTGTTCTTACTATGGGGGAAGCTCAACAAATACTCCTTATATGAAATCTATCAATGTTAAATATGATAATAATTCTTTGTTTCTTTTCGGAAATACCAATTCCAACGTTGGCTACGCAACAGAAGGGGCTTTTATGCCATATAGAAACCCAAGTACAACAACAGAAAACACAGGTTATATTGCAAGATTAAATAAAAAAAACGAACTATCTATTGAAGAATCGAATACTAAAAAAGATTTGATTTTGTACAACAACCCAAATAACGGAAAATTTAGTATTTCCGGAAGTATCTTACAAAATGAATCATGCTCCATCGCAATTTATGATATGTCTGGAAAGATTATCGTCAAAAAGAATTTGGAACGCAAAAAAGAGCAACAATTTGATTTAGAAGGTATTTTAACCTCAGGAAATTATTTAGTACAAGTAAATAATGAAAAAGGAGAAAAGCTCCAAGTATTCAAAATGACCGTAAAAAAGTAA